One window of Candidatus Nanoarchaeia archaeon genomic DNA carries:
- a CDS encoding PRC-barrel domain-containing protein: MAEEEKKFARGIIGKTIVSKTGKRFGEVADIIFEARSGELIHMMLRNPTSYTEKLELEKDKEGNILIPFSAVMAIGDFMVIAEEDII, from the coding sequence ATGGCTGAAGAAGAAAAGAAATTCGCAAGGGGCATTATCGGAAAAACCATTGTTTCAAAGACCGGGAAACGGTTTGGAGAGGTTGCGGATATTATCTTTGAGGCCAGATCAGGAGAGCTCATCCATATGATGCTGCGAAATCCAACCTCCTACACAGAAAAGCTTGAGCTTGAGAAGGACAAGGAAGGGAATATCCTCATCCCCTTTTCTGCAGTTATGGCAATAGGCGACTTTATGGTGATTGCTGAAGAGGACATTATCTGA
- a CDS encoding tyrosine--tRNA ligase translates to MDAAQKIGLIKQGTAEIVTEEELAQLIQDNPHPTAYFGVAVTGKVHIGYFVPLVKIRDFLGAGLKVKILLADIHAHLDDQKTPFELLDKRVKYYKQAIAALLTSIGADVQRIQFVKGSDFQLSKEYTTDMYRLAARNTLERTRRAASEVVRFGSQPKLSGFIYPILQALDEQYLAADIQLGGLDQRKILMFCRENLPRIGYKARIEIMTPMLPGLTGEKMSASRESTKIDILEDEDSIRNKVKSFYCPEGKVENNGVLAFAKQVIFPLSEGPITVERPAKFGGPLTFETYAQLEESFTKLKVHPLDLKSLVADQVQERMKIVRKQFKGKDNLIQEAFPENAA, encoded by the coding sequence ATGGACGCTGCGCAGAAGATCGGGCTTATAAAGCAGGGAACTGCAGAGATCGTGACTGAAGAAGAGCTGGCTCAGCTTATCCAGGACAATCCCCACCCAACAGCGTATTTTGGCGTTGCGGTTACTGGAAAGGTCCACATTGGGTATTTTGTTCCGTTGGTCAAGATCAGGGACTTCCTCGGAGCTGGGCTGAAGGTAAAGATCCTGCTTGCTGACATCCATGCGCATCTCGATGACCAAAAGACCCCTTTTGAGCTTCTTGATAAAAGAGTCAAGTACTATAAACAGGCGATAGCAGCTCTCCTCACTTCCATAGGGGCTGATGTGCAGCGAATCCAATTCGTCAAAGGCTCAGACTTCCAGCTTTCAAAGGAGTACACAACAGATATGTACAGGCTGGCTGCAAGGAATACCCTTGAACGGACAAGGCGGGCAGCTTCTGAAGTTGTGCGCTTTGGAAGCCAGCCAAAGCTTTCCGGATTCATCTACCCGATTCTCCAGGCGCTGGATGAACAGTATTTAGCCGCAGATATCCAACTGGGCGGCCTCGATCAGCGGAAGATATTGATGTTCTGCAGGGAAAACCTGCCCCGCATCGGCTACAAAGCCAGAATCGAGATCATGACTCCTATGCTTCCTGGCCTCACCGGAGAGAAAATGAGCGCATCCCGGGAATCAACAAAGATAGATATTCTGGAAGATGAAGATTCGATCAGGAATAAGGTTAAAAGTTTTTATTGCCCTGAAGGCAAGGTTGAAAACAACGGCGTGCTTGCATTTGCAAAGCAGGTGATTTTCCCGCTCAGCGAAGGCCCAATAACCGTCGAGCGCCCGGCAAAGTTTGGAGGGCCCCTCACATTTGAGACATACGCTCAACTGGAGGAATCCTTCACAAAGCTGAAGGTCCACCCGCTTGATCTCAAAAGCTTGGTTGCTGATCAGGTACAGGAAAGGATGAAGATAGTCAGGAAACAGTTTAAGGGAAAAGATAATCTCATCCAAGAGGCGTTTCCTGAGAATGCAGCCTAG